A section of the Enterobacter sp. C2 genome encodes:
- a CDS encoding LysR family transcriptional regulator produces MNEPDLNLLIALDALLAEASVAGAARRLGLSASAMSRTLSRLRATTGDPLLVRAGRHMVLTPHAEAIRERTQHTLFDTLALLRPSPAELALSTLERTFVLRTNEGFIEAFGPTLIVAAATCAPQVRLRFVARAEKSAKALREGLVDLEVGVLGEMGPEIRIQTLFRDRFVGVVRPGHPLAMLPEVGISDYLAHAHVVASRRGHTAGPVDMALAERGLERTIAAVVQGFPAAMAVVQASDLVGLIPASFLIHQPAAAYCMFELPVKVPGITLSQMWHPRAEADPAHRWLRQFVLEVCRKHAPAPHQ; encoded by the coding sequence ATGAACGAACCCGATCTGAACCTGCTTATTGCTCTCGACGCGCTACTCGCTGAAGCCAGCGTAGCGGGCGCTGCGCGTCGTTTAGGGTTGAGCGCATCGGCGATGAGCCGTACGCTCAGCCGCCTGCGTGCGACCACCGGCGATCCGTTGCTGGTGCGCGCTGGCCGCCACATGGTGTTAACGCCGCATGCTGAAGCCATTCGCGAACGCACGCAGCACACGCTGTTTGACACCCTGGCGCTGCTGCGACCCTCTCCGGCCGAACTGGCACTGTCGACGCTGGAGCGCACGTTCGTGCTGCGCACTAACGAGGGTTTCATTGAGGCCTTTGGTCCAACGCTGATTGTGGCGGCGGCGACGTGCGCACCGCAGGTGCGTCTGCGCTTTGTTGCCCGCGCCGAAAAGAGCGCAAAGGCGCTGCGTGAAGGGCTCGTCGATCTTGAGGTAGGCGTGCTCGGTGAGATGGGCCCCGAGATCCGCATTCAGACGCTGTTTCGCGATCGCTTTGTCGGCGTGGTGCGCCCCGGGCATCCGCTGGCGATGCTGCCTGAGGTGGGCATCAGTGACTACCTTGCACATGCCCACGTGGTCGCCTCCCGTCGGGGGCACACCGCTGGGCCTGTGGATATGGCGCTGGCTGAGCGGGGGCTTGAGCGGACTATCGCTGCTGTTGTACAAGGCTTTCCCGCTGCGATGGCGGTGGTTCAGGCCTCCGATCTGGTGGGCCTGATCCCCGCCTCGTTTCTTATCCATCAGCCTGCCGCAGCGTATTGCATGTTTGAACTGCCGGTAAAGGTGCCTGGCATTACGCTCTCCCAGATGTGGCATCCGCGCGCCGAGGCCGATCCGGCGCACCGCTGGCTGCGGCAGTTTGTGCTGGAAGTCTGCCGCAAGCACGCTCCGGCTCCCCATCAGTGA
- a CDS encoding MFS transporter, with protein sequence MELFSTRPGDEGLAGRERALAMAAVMTSTTMAVFDGAIVNVALPPIAHALAVSAQSAVWVANGYLLSAAMTLAIFAALARRVGFRTLFAFGLSLFTLASLGCALSSSLSTLTGWRIVQGIGGAATLSIAPAILRAVFPTRLLGRILGLHALLIATSTAIAPVLGGTLLEALSWQWLFAINIPLGAIALTLTLQAIPNNSTHGRGPFDIAGAALSALMLGGFIMAANAFSRPGSPQTQLWIAAGYGGVAMAAGLLFIWRQRRAPQPLMPLELFASARFSLAALTSLVSFVSQGMTFIALPFLFQSVYGYSVFTSALLFTPWPLGIMLAAPHAGRLADRYPAAMISTLGLGIFTLGLTLLALLPDQAQAWDIGIRSLVCGLGFGFFQSPNNREMLANASRENSGYASGVLAIMRTFGQCLGGALVGVILAVLAPAGAQAAGAVRLSLWIAVLATVLALLFSLSRIRKQPD encoded by the coding sequence GTGGAGCTTTTCTCTACAAGACCCGGGGATGAAGGTTTAGCGGGGCGCGAACGGGCCCTGGCGATGGCTGCGGTGATGACCAGCACCACCATGGCCGTGTTTGACGGGGCCATCGTCAACGTTGCGCTGCCGCCTATCGCCCATGCGTTGGCGGTCTCTGCTCAGTCCGCCGTGTGGGTCGCCAATGGCTATCTGCTATCGGCCGCGATGACGCTGGCAATTTTTGCCGCGCTTGCCCGCCGCGTTGGCTTTCGCACCCTTTTTGCCTTTGGACTGAGCCTGTTTACGCTGGCCTCGCTGGGCTGCGCCCTCTCCTCTTCGCTCTCGACGCTGACAGGCTGGCGCATCGTGCAGGGAATTGGCGGCGCAGCGACCTTGAGTATTGCGCCAGCGATCCTGCGCGCTGTTTTCCCTACTCGCCTGCTGGGGCGTATTCTCGGTCTGCACGCCCTGCTGATCGCCACCAGCACGGCTATCGCGCCGGTGCTGGGCGGTACGCTGTTGGAAGCGCTAAGCTGGCAGTGGCTGTTTGCCATTAATATCCCGCTGGGAGCAATCGCGCTAACGCTGACGCTGCAGGCGATCCCCAATAACAGCACGCACGGACGCGGCCCCTTTGATATCGCCGGGGCGGCGCTGTCAGCGCTGATGCTGGGCGGATTCATTATGGCGGCAAACGCCTTCTCCCGGCCCGGCTCGCCGCAAACGCAGCTGTGGATCGCAGCAGGCTATGGTGGCGTGGCGATGGCAGCCGGGCTGCTGTTTATTTGGCGTCAGCGTCGTGCGCCACAGCCGCTCATGCCGCTGGAACTCTTTGCCTCGGCGCGCTTTTCACTGGCGGCGCTCACCTCGCTGGTCTCATTCGTGAGCCAGGGGATGACGTTTATTGCTCTGCCCTTCCTGTTCCAAAGCGTGTACGGCTATAGCGTCTTTACCTCGGCGCTGCTGTTCACCCCCTGGCCGCTGGGTATTATGCTGGCCGCGCCCCATGCAGGACGTCTGGCCGATCGCTACCCCGCCGCGATGATCTCTACGCTTGGTTTAGGGATTTTTACGCTGGGGTTAACGCTGCTGGCGCTGCTTCCTGACCAGGCCCAGGCATGGGATATTGGCATCCGCAGCCTGGTTTGCGGACTCGGCTTCGGCTTTTTTCAAAGCCCCAACAATCGTGAGATGCTGGCAAACGCCTCGCGAGAGAACAGCGGCTATGCCTCTGGCGTACTGGCCATTATGCGTACTTTCGGCCAGTGTCTGGGCGGGGCGTTGGTAGGCGTCATCCTGGCGGTCTTGGCACCCGCTGGCGCTCAAGCGGCAGGCGCGGTTCGCCTGAGCCTGTGGATTGCGGTGCTGGCGACCGTGCTGGCCCTCCTGTTTAGCCTAAGCCGCATACGAAAACAGCCTGATTGA
- the sapA gene encoding ABC transporter substrate-binding protein SapA, whose translation MRLIISSLLMAVGLLSGHVQAAPVDPAAADIRESGFVYCVNGQVNTFNPQKASSGLIVDTLAAQLYDRLLDVDPYTYRLVPELAESWEVLDNGATYRFRLRSNVAFQKTPWFTPGRALNADDVVFSFQRIFDRRHPWHNVNGSSFPYFDSLQFADSVESVRKLDSRTVEFRLKKPDASFLWHLATHYASVMSAEYADQLAKRDRQELLDRQPVGTGPFQLAEYRAGQYIRLQRHPQFWRGQPLMPQVVVDLGSGGTGRLSKLLTGECDVLAWPAASQLTILRDDPRLRLTLRPGMNIAYLAFNTDKAPLNNPAVRHALALAINNQRLMQSIYYGTAETAASILPRASWAYDSEAKITEYNPEKAKQQLAALGLENMTLQLWVPTSSQAWNPSPLKTAELIQADMAQVGVKVMIVPVEGRFQEARLMDMNHDLTLSGWSTDSNDPDSFFRPLLSCAAIESQTNFAHWCHREFDTILQKALTSQQLASRIEAYDDAQTILARELPVLPLASSLRLQAYRYDIKGLVLSPFGNASFAGVSREPHKEEVKQP comes from the coding sequence ATGCGCCTGATTATATCTTCCCTGCTCATGGCAGTCGGCCTGTTAAGCGGACACGTCCAGGCTGCGCCTGTGGATCCCGCTGCGGCGGATATTCGTGAAAGCGGTTTTGTCTACTGTGTCAATGGCCAGGTTAATACCTTCAATCCGCAAAAAGCGAGCAGCGGCCTGATTGTAGATACCCTGGCGGCCCAGCTTTACGATCGCCTGCTGGATGTGGATCCTTACACCTATCGTCTGGTACCCGAGCTGGCAGAGAGCTGGGAGGTGCTGGATAACGGCGCGACCTACCGTTTCCGTCTGCGGAGCAACGTTGCATTTCAAAAAACGCCGTGGTTTACCCCGGGGCGGGCGCTCAACGCTGACGACGTAGTCTTTAGCTTCCAGCGCATTTTCGATCGCCGCCACCCGTGGCATAACGTCAACGGCAGCAGCTTCCCCTATTTTGATAGCTTACAGTTTGCCGACTCGGTAGAAAGCGTACGTAAGCTGGACAGCCGCACGGTGGAGTTTCGCCTGAAAAAGCCGGACGCCTCGTTCCTGTGGCATCTTGCGACGCACTACGCCTCGGTGATGTCTGCCGAATACGCAGACCAGCTGGCTAAGCGCGATCGTCAGGAGCTGCTGGATCGCCAGCCGGTAGGCACCGGTCCGTTCCAGCTTGCCGAGTACCGCGCCGGCCAGTATATCCGCCTCCAGCGCCACCCGCAGTTCTGGCGCGGCCAGCCGCTGATGCCGCAGGTGGTGGTCGATCTCGGCTCCGGGGGAACCGGGCGGCTATCGAAGCTGCTGACCGGCGAGTGTGATGTGTTGGCATGGCCTGCCGCCAGTCAGCTGACGATTTTACGCGACGATCCGCGTCTGCGTCTGACCCTGCGTCCGGGGATGAACATCGCCTATCTGGCGTTTAATACCGACAAAGCGCCACTGAATAACCCAGCCGTGCGTCACGCGCTGGCGCTGGCGATCAACAACCAGCGGCTGATGCAGTCAATCTATTACGGCACGGCAGAGACTGCCGCCTCGATCCTGCCTCGTGCCTCCTGGGCCTATGACAGCGAAGCGAAAATCACTGAATACAACCCGGAGAAAGCCAAACAGCAGCTGGCCGCGCTGGGGCTGGAGAACATGACCCTGCAGCTGTGGGTACCGACCAGTTCCCAGGCGTGGAACCCCAGCCCGCTGAAAACCGCTGAACTTATCCAGGCCGATATGGCTCAGGTCGGCGTTAAGGTGATGATTGTTCCCGTTGAGGGGCGTTTCCAGGAAGCGAGGCTGATGGATATGAATCACGATCTGACCCTCTCCGGCTGGTCGACGGACAGCAACGATCCGGACAGCTTCTTCCGCCCGCTGCTTAGCTGCGCCGCCATTGAGTCGCAAACGAACTTTGCCCACTGGTGCCACCGGGAGTTTGATACCATATTGCAGAAAGCACTGACCTCCCAGCAGCTGGCATCGCGCATTGAAGCCTACGATGACGCGCAGACGATCCTCGCGCGCGAGTTGCCGGTGCTGCCGTTGGCCTCCTCCCTGCGCCTGCAGGCCTACCGCTACGATATTAAAGGTCTTGTTCTGAGCCCGTTTGGCAACGCCTCGTTTGCCGGCGTCTCGCGCGAACCGCACAAAGAAGAGGTGAAGCAACCATGA
- the sapB gene encoding putrescine export ABC transporter permease SapB, with amino-acid sequence MIIFTLRRLLLLLVTLFLLTFVGFSLSYFTPHAPLQGASLWNAWFFWFKGVLHWDFGVSSINGQLISEQLKEVFPTTMELCILAFGFALVVGIPVGMMAGIMRGKWQDKLISALALIGFSIPIFWLALLLTLFFSLTLGWLPVSGRFDLLYEVKTVTGFALIDAWLSESIWREEMIISALRHMVLPVLTLAVAPTTEVIRLMRLSTIEVFEQNYIKAAATRGLSRLSILRRHVLHNALPPVIPRLGLQFSTMLTLAMITEMVFSWPGLGRWVINAIRQQDYAAISAGVMVIGALVIIVNVLSDILGALANPLKHKEWYALR; translated from the coding sequence ATGATTATCTTTACGCTGCGCCGCCTGCTTCTACTACTGGTCACGCTCTTTCTGTTGACCTTCGTAGGCTTTAGTCTGAGCTACTTTACCCCTCACGCACCGCTGCAAGGAGCCTCCCTGTGGAACGCCTGGTTCTTCTGGTTCAAAGGGGTACTGCACTGGGATTTCGGTGTCTCCAGCATTAACGGCCAGCTGATCTCTGAGCAGCTTAAGGAGGTCTTCCCGACCACCATGGAGCTCTGTATTCTCGCCTTTGGCTTCGCGCTGGTGGTGGGTATTCCTGTCGGCATGATGGCCGGTATTATGCGCGGCAAATGGCAGGACAAGCTCATCAGCGCCCTGGCCCTGATTGGCTTCTCGATCCCCATCTTCTGGCTGGCGCTGCTGCTGACCCTCTTTTTCTCATTGACGCTGGGCTGGCTGCCGGTATCGGGCCGCTTCGATCTGCTGTATGAGGTTAAAACGGTCACCGGCTTTGCGTTGATTGACGCCTGGCTTTCGGAGTCGATATGGCGCGAGGAGATGATCATCAGCGCGCTGCGGCATATGGTGCTGCCGGTGCTGACCCTGGCGGTCGCGCCGACCACCGAGGTGATCCGCCTGATGCGCCTGAGCACCATCGAGGTGTTTGAGCAGAACTACATCAAGGCCGCCGCCACGCGCGGGCTTTCGCGCCTGAGCATTCTGCGCCGCCACGTGCTGCACAACGCCTTGCCACCGGTGATCCCCCGTCTGGGGCTACAGTTTTCCACGATGCTGACGCTGGCGATGATCACCGAGATGGTGTTTAGCTGGCCAGGGCTGGGGCGCTGGGTGATCAATGCCATTCGCCAGCAGGACTATGCGGCTATCTCTGCCGGGGTGATGGTGATTGGCGCACTGGTGATTATTGTTAACGTTCTCTCTGACATTCTGGGCGCGCTGGCGAACCCTTTGAAACATAAGGAGTGGTATGCCCTCCGATAA
- a CDS encoding DUF4142 domain-containing protein, translated as MQKSTTLKGLLAVSAVVAMFSTAGVQAQTQPSVAQKDAAGQTGSNAKLSAGDEKAVKDMAQANINEIAAAKIALNKAESSDVKAFAQKMVDDHGAALTKVQSVAEQKGVTLPTEPDAMHKAMAANLEKQSGDAFDKMYMENAGTKDHQMVLSKLQSDAKMIKDPDVKALADAHTPVVEQHLKSAQQINK; from the coding sequence ATGCAGAAGAGCACAACCTTGAAAGGGCTACTCGCCGTATCAGCAGTCGTCGCTATGTTCAGCACAGCTGGCGTGCAAGCCCAGACGCAGCCCAGCGTGGCGCAGAAAGATGCCGCAGGCCAGACTGGCTCGAATGCTAAACTCAGCGCCGGTGATGAAAAAGCGGTGAAGGACATGGCGCAGGCCAATATCAATGAAATCGCCGCCGCCAAGATCGCGCTGAACAAGGCCGAAAGTAGCGACGTCAAAGCCTTCGCTCAGAAGATGGTTGACGATCACGGTGCTGCCTTGACCAAAGTACAGAGTGTGGCGGAGCAAAAAGGCGTGACGCTGCCGACTGAGCCGGACGCCATGCACAAAGCCATGGCCGCCAATCTGGAAAAGCAGAGCGGCGACGCATTTGACAAAATGTATATGGAAAACGCCGGCACCAAAGATCACCAGATGGTGCTGTCGAAGCTGCAGAGTGATGCCAAGATGATCAAGGATCCGGATGTGAAGGCGCTGGCCGACGCGCATACGCCGGTGGTTGAGCAGCATCTTAAATCCGCCCAGCAGATTAATAAATAA
- the yajD gene encoding HNH nuclease YajD, producing the protein MAIIPKNYARLESDYRERALKIYPWVCGRCSREFVYSNLRELTVHHIDHDHTNNPPDGSNWELLCLYCHDHEHSKYTEADQYGTRVVAGEDAQKDVGAATYNPFADLKAMLNKK; encoded by the coding sequence ATGGCTATCATTCCTAAAAACTATGCCCGTCTGGAGTCAGACTACCGGGAAAGGGCGCTGAAGATTTATCCGTGGGTCTGCGGGCGCTGCTCGCGTGAATTTGTTTACTCGAACCTGCGCGAGCTAACGGTGCATCATATCGACCATGACCACACCAATAACCCACCGGACGGCAGTAACTGGGAGTTGCTGTGCCTCTACTGCCACGATCACGAACACTCGAAATATACCGAGGCCGATCAATACGGTACAAGAGTGGTTGCGGGAGAGGACGCACAGAAGGATGTGGGCGCGGCAACCTACAATCCCTTCGCTGACTTGAAAGCGATGCTTAATAAGAAGTAA